A single window of Solea solea chromosome 9, fSolSol10.1, whole genome shotgun sequence DNA harbors:
- the kng1 gene encoding kininogen-1, whose amino-acid sequence MKSGVGLCVLGLLCLHSFVLGEDAAARFCDDPAVEKAVFSAMHEFNGRLSSGHKLALFQILSASKAENSTGSLYSLHFTSRRSDCEAGSKRPWTDCQYLSTGRKKPMACNATVYMTDTETDTEQVECHLDDFVVPEKVHCLGCPEEIDVNSDDLKVPVSLSISNYNSISNSTHLFTIHNIGHATRQVVAGFRYKVKFDMRKTTCAKDTHKELNELCVIDEADVEFSNCNSTVDVAPWRLEPAQVHVECEAGPLPSVVFSKRRPPGWSPLREFLYPTAFATATPSLATSQVPSTSQVPSPSKASAKEEESSEEDINTTASPSAAPEAVNGNRFHCPSKPWKPFHPVNPTVTVTVDVVAIEPEGGKDLSDSDLLA is encoded by the exons ATGAAGAGTGGAGTGGGCCTGTGTGTTCTGGGCCTGCTGTGTCTCCACAGCTTCGTCCTCGGGGAG GATGCAGCGGCGCGCTTCTGTGACGACCCAGCTGTCGAGAAGGCCGTCTTCAGCGCCATGCACGAGTTCAACGGTAGGCTGAGCAGCGGACACAAGCTGGCCCTCTTCCAGATCCTATCAGCCAGCAAG gCAGAGAACAGCACAGGCTCGCTGTATTCACTGCACTTCACCAGCAGGAGGAGTGACTGCGAGGCCGGAAGCAAAAGGCCCTGGACAGACTGTCAGTACCTGTCCACTGGACGCAAG AAGCCGATGGCATGCAACGCCACAGTCTACATGAccgacacagagacagacactgagCAGGTGGAGTGTCACctcg ATGATTTTGTTGTTCCAGAGAAAGTTCACTGTCTGGGCTGCCCGGAGGAGATCGATGTGAACTCAGACGACCTCAAagtccctgtctctctctccatctccaacTATAACTCCATCTCCAACTCGACTCATCTATTCACCATTCACAATATCGGTCATGCCACCAGACAG gttGTCGCAGGTTTCCGGTACAAGGTGAAATTTGACATGAGGAAAACCACGTGTGccaaggacacacacaaagaactcAATGAACTGTGTGTCATCGATGAGGCGGATGTG GAGTTTTCCAACTGTAACTCGACAGTGGATGTAGCTCCATGGAGACTGGAGCCTGCACAGGTCCATGTTGAGTGTGAAGCTGGGCCACTGCCTTCTGTG GTGTTCAGCAAGCGTCgtcctcctggctggtctcctcTCAGGGAATTCCTCTATCCCACAGCCTTTGCCACTGCAACACCATCACTAGCCACCTCACAGGTGCCCTCCACCTCACAGGTGCCCTCCCCCTCCAAGGCCTCAGCCAAAGAGGAGGAATCTTCTGAGGAGGACATCAACACGACCGCGTCGCCGAGCGCAGCCCCAGAGGCTGTGAACGGAAACCGCTTCCACTGCCCGTCCAAGCCCTGGAAACCTTTCCACCCGGTCAATCCCACTGTGACGGTCACCGTGGACGTGGTGGCCATAGAGCCGGAAGGAGGCAAGGACTTAAGCGATAGCGACCTGCTCGCTTAA
- the LOC131466211 gene encoding coiled-coil domain-containing protein 180-like, with amino-acid sequence MQQMDDNNVNDVSRLPSTVVSDYPRSGIIERLKEKNCKKHTEALKQLGVELAELANECETQIRAISEELLSFLREVDLRLDTLTDKMEQPDDVTLPEMHDLWEQVKRDIKLKKVQVVETNHKLSYCETQRTNKVRAVLRKYCHLLEKNSFLLPPDIHRVIHSEAMMLNQSLLANRRSLARLLLLLQEGILQQESHSHLHWLNSLCCWKRCRITKIINNYRSLCNSGEDLQLIPTSFQQSSQSQQDLTEQRCDLISRMCSLVQPTCSIALVTDWFNQLTAINQQIESFYADVLYQLRCCYEQTWQQRLTEVEHCKVELSALQLSEVEVNDVIRSQLLPLIGQIQTQDEEKLAALDMCCDSVVHHALTLSRCAFDVMRGAALLWEMHNRRMERREDEVQQQLNNLRRSQLRHLKGKKMQLDYLLAKLRQESNESTLKKSLERAVLYLQEMKDGCVECVSDQCEVLESLQALHLSELLSYSSSLSCFFHLKHIYKPGHSELQQFDLKSAKFTGLAKTQTPEEVTDMYSNSCQNYVDSTQPFQNWLAEAESSLLDLYDIGRTIRFISSSGVMYTGPAFKCPTINLHDDPQQEAQLSLFPVELLTQTLNRTRTLFLDKLERHFHDVLSLTLTMVTERKEAVCWDLELQLQLLNPQHIQTDVYQPRLTELHLHCHCLDVHHGVVHDAVTLCRTELRELQTSISRKNDKFIVVLTKMMDNIMVANSSQQLTATSSSLQECLNQHIRYTQCRQTAFRKTFHTRLKDVRNKTAGLLSSFGLFNEGGEFAPQELKVCQRRLKENTKRIKVTEQSIFSELEAFECKCLQQVKTLSDQVEKTLSLRTSEVIFSEGIEKIVSSTRIQIKAEAAGSNQHQSVISSKLEDLRRTLEDTHVSLDEVSCLVYSVGEDLRRRYHYLDFEQEDLPKSTNHTQSTPPPAQLQPSSPSTNVLNDSVVDIIKFLNTFPLSQERSTATEDRDRACPPQRCTESVGARRAIRTDRKFQIFGPEPEQDPQCFMSTVNSVLWKTNDITLQSAEGFYQCERHGMFQLLPDTLDLWAESMQQRLLGYQDQSMKLLEASREFLVTQQSVFNDLLHFLLIVLIRQHGQRREGEFIEMVHGVRKKLEEHLGSSEKNKEVNVQQLRLSLRKEELQLVVSREEARQQQLHSAICCSHVELEDCVQACGEEFVTSLAVLAEKLLSLLDDVLTPVKQQESESIVTMERTPTLEQEQGETESNTWPGIPYLSPPSSCELATTASITTTRSSMDHVTVIEQRDNAVRWFEQLLTSELLCSDVAKQKRLKEIELWTKHWREQMQTLIHINTQTHTSTC; translated from the coding sequence atgcaGCAGATGGACGATAATAATGTCAACGACGTTAGTCGACTTCCCTCCACTGTGGTGTCAGATTATCCAAGGTCTGGCATCATCGAACGtctgaaagagaaaaactgcaaaaaacatacagaagcTCTGAAACAGCTGGGAGTGGAACTGGCAGAACTTGCCAATGAGTGTGAAACTCAGATCAGGGCCATCAGTGAGGAGCTTCTATCCTTCCTGCGGGAGGTGGACCTCAGGTTGGACACACTGACGGACAAAATGGAACAGCCGGATGATGTCACTCTACCGGAAATGCATGATCTCTGGGAACAGGTGAAAAGGGACATTAAGCTGAAGAAGGTGCAAGTTGTGGAGACAAACCATAAACTGAGCTACTGTGAGACGCAGCGGACCAACAAGGTGCGAGCTGTGCTCAGGAaatactgccacctgctggagaaGAACAGCTTCTTGCTCCCACCAGACATCCACAGAGTGATCCACAGCGAGGCCATGATGTTGAATCAGTCTCTGCTGGCAAACCGTCGCAGCCTGGCCcgtctgctgctcctcctccaggaGGGAATCCTGCAACAGGAGTCACATTCCCACCTGCACTGGCTGAACAGTCTGTGCTGCTGGAAGAGGTGTAGGATCACTAAGATCataaacaactacaggagtctctGCAACAGTGGCGAGGATCTGCAGTTGATTCCTACCTCATTTCAGCAGAGCAGTCAGTCCCAGCAAGATCTGACAGAACAACGTTGTGACCTAATCTCCAGAATGTGCTCTCTGGTCCAGCCCACCTGCTCCATCGCTCTAGTCACTGATTGGTTCAACCAACTGACGGCAATCAATCAACAAATTGAGAGTTTCTATGCCGATGTCCTCTATCAGCTCCGATGCTGTTATGAGCAGACGTGGCAGCAGCGTCTGACTGAGGTGGAGCACtgtaaggtggagctctccgcTCTGCAGCTGTCAGAGGTGGAGGTGAACGATGTCATCAGGTCGCAGCTCCTCCCATTAATTGGACAAATCCAGACTCAGGATGAGGAGAAGCTGGCTGCTTTAGACATGTGCTGTGACTCTGTGGTGCATCATGCGCTCACTCTCAGCAGGTGTGCATTTGACGTGATGCGAGGAGCAGCGCTGCTGTGGGAGATGCACAACCGCaggatggagagaagagaagatgaagtacagcagcagctgaacaaCCTGCGACGCTCACAGCTGAGACACTTGAAGGGTAAGAAGATGCAGCTGGATTATCTGCTGGCAAAACTCCGCCAGGAGAGCAACGAGAGTACTTTGAAAAAGTCCCTGGAGAGAGCTGTCCTCTACCTGCAGGAAATGAAAGACGGCTGCGTAGAGTGTGTGTCTGATCAGTGTGAGGTGTTGGAAAGTCTCCAGGCTCTCCATCTGAGCGAGCTTCTCTCCTACAGCAGCAGTCTTAGCTGCTTTTTCCACCTAAAACACATCTACAAACCGGGGCACAGCGAATTGCAGCAGTTTGACCTAAAATCTGCCAAGTTCACTGGCCTGGCTAAAACACAGACACCAGAGGAGGTGACAGACATGTACTCAAACAGCTGTCAAAATTATGTTGACTCCACCCAGCCCTTTCAGAACTGGCTAGCAGAGGCAGAGTCTTCTCTGTTAGATCTCTATGACATCGGCAGGACCATTAGGTTTATATCATCCAGTGGAGTGATGTACACTGGCCCTGCTTTCAAATGCCCCACCATCAACCTGCACGACGACCCACAGCAGGAAGCACAACTTAGTTTATTTCCTGTGGAACTGCTCACTCAAACACTGAACAGGACTCGGACTTTGTTCTTGGACAAACTGGAGCGGCATTTCCATGATGTCCTCAGCTTAACCCTGACCATGGtaacagagaggaaggaggcaGTGTGTTGGGACCTGGAGCTCCAACTGCAGCTGCTAAACCCCCAACACATCCAGACCGATGTTTATCAACCCCGCCTGACTGAGCTGCACCTACATTGCCATTGTTTGGACGTTCATCATGGGGTGGTGCACGATGCGGTGACCTTGTGCAGAACAGAGCTGCGAGAGCTGCAGACCTCCATCAGCAGGAAGAACGACAAGTTCATCGTAGTGCTCACCAAAATGATGGATAACATCATGGTTGCCAACAGCAGCCAACAACTGACGGCTACCAGCTCCAGCCTGCAGGAGTGTCTGAATCAACACATCAGATACACTCAGTGTCGTCAGACTGCTTTCAGAAAGACGTTCCACACCAGGCTGAAGGACGTCAGGAACAAAACAGCAGGACTTCTGAGCTCCTTCGGGTTGTTTAATGAAGGAGGAGAGTTTGCTCCTCAGGAGCTGAAGGTGTGTCAGAGGAGACTGAAGGAGAATACCAAACGCATTAAAGTCACAGAGCAGTCCATCTTCTCTGAGCTGGAGGCGTTTGAGTGCAAGTGTTTACAGCAGGTAAAGACACTGTCAGATCAGGTCGAGAAGACACTTTCTCTGCGGACATCTGAGGTGATATTCAGTGAGGGGATTGAGAAAATTGTCAGCAGCACACGAATACAGATCAAAGCTGAGGCTGCCGGTAGTAACCagcatcagtcagtcatcagcAGCAAGTTGGAGGATTTGAGGAGGACATTGGAGGACACACATGTGTCCCTAGATGAGGTGAGTTGTCTTGTGTATTCAGTTGGTGAAGACCTGAGAAGGCGCTATCATTACCTGGACTTTGAACAGGAGGACCTGCCAAAGTCCACAAATCACACCCAGTCTACTCCACCTCCTGCTCAACTGCAGCCCAGCAGCCCAAGTACTAATGTCCTCAATGACTCTGTGGTGGACATCATCAAGTTCCTGAACACGTTTCCTTTGTCCCAGGAGAGGTCAACAGCcactgaggacagagacagggcATGTCCTCCACAGAGATGCACTGAGTCTGTCGGTGCACGGAGGGCCATCAGAACTGACCGAAAGTTCCAAATCTTTGGACCAGAACCAGAGCAggaccctcagtgttttatgtcCACAGTGAACTCTGTCCTGTGGAAAACCAATGACATCACCCTGCAAAGTGCTGAGGGCTTTTACCAGTGCGAGCGTCACGGGATGTTCCAGCTGCTTCCGGACACTTTGGACCTGTGGGCTGAGAGCATGCAGCAAAGGCTGCTGGGATACCAGGACCAGTCCATGAAGCTTCTGGAGGCAAGCAGGGAATTCCTGGTGACGCAACAGTCTGTGTTCAATGACCTGCTACATTTCTTACTCATAGTTCTAATCAGACAACATGGGCAACGTCGAGAGGGGGAGTTTATAGAGATGGTGCATGGAGTCAGGAAGAAGCTGGAGGAACATCTGGGATCCAGTGAGAAAAACAAGGAGGTGAATGTCCAGCAACTGCGTTTGTCTCTGAGAAAGGAAGAGCTGCAGTTGGTGGTGAGCAGGGAGGAGgcaaggcagcagcagctgcacagcgCCATCTGCTGCTCACATGTGGAACTAGAGGACTGTGTGCAGGCCTGTGGTGAGGAGTTTGTGACGTCACTGGCTGTCCTAGCAGAGAAGTTGCTCTCTCTGCTGGATGATGTTCTCACACCTGTAAAACAGCAGGAATCAGAAAGCATTGTTACTATGGAGAGGACACCTACACTAGAGCAGGAACAAGGAGAAACAGAGAGCAATACCTGGCCTGGTATCCCGTACCTGTCACCCCCTAGCAGCTGTGAACTTGCAACGACAGCATCCATCACTACAACCAGGAGCTCCATGGATCACGTGACTGTCATAGAGCAGAGAGACAACGCTGTGAGATGGTTTGAACAGCTGCTCACGTCAGAGCTGCTGTGTTCGGATGTGGCCAAACAAAAACGACTGAAGGAAATAGAGCTGTGGACCAAACATTGGAGAGAGCAAATGCAGACACTGAtacacatcaacacacagacacacacgtcaaCGTGTTGA